The following proteins come from a genomic window of Methanocalculus alkaliphilus:
- a CDS encoding tetratricopeptide repeat protein, producing the protein MERGDTALQTGQYEEAIRIYGEILAKRPDHAGLWLRKASALVALDRYEEALEAYDRAGTIHPLDPAVWIGKAMVLDEIGRHDEAAASLARAEEIDPDHPYLQQAKQVLSPMESDPDDPDALIREGLTHHRRREFTEALSAFEKELSIRKNKRAALLRCDTLIKVRRYTDAVAATSEGRRIWPDEPGFLQICGAALTELERYEEAIPILAKSIEEGSRSGYAWHYQGRALMGAGRHEEALGSFDTALTLTPENSNTWFYRSFVLRTLGRRDEATASLREAERLDPENIRLTLSRYMQMIAEKGKLV; encoded by the coding sequence ATGGAACGAGGCGATACCGCTCTTCAGACCGGACAATATGAGGAGGCGATCAGAATATACGGTGAAATCCTCGCAAAGAGACCGGATCATGCAGGATTGTGGCTGAGGAAGGCATCTGCCCTTGTCGCCCTGGACCGCTACGAGGAGGCTCTCGAGGCCTATGACCGGGCAGGTACAATACATCCCCTTGATCCAGCGGTCTGGATCGGCAAAGCAATGGTCCTTGACGAGATCGGCAGGCATGACGAGGCGGCCGCATCGCTTGCCCGGGCGGAAGAGATCGACCCCGATCATCCCTATCTTCAGCAGGCAAAGCAGGTACTCTCTCCTATGGAGAGTGACCCCGACGATCCGGATGCATTGATCAGGGAGGGGCTCACCCATCATAGAAGGAGAGAGTTCACAGAAGCCCTCTCCGCCTTTGAGAAGGAACTATCCATCAGAAAAAACAAGAGAGCGGCCCTTCTCCGGTGCGACACCCTCATCAAAGTGCGGAGATATACCGATGCCGTTGCCGCAACAAGCGAAGGGCGAAGAATCTGGCCTGATGAACCCGGATTTCTCCAGATTTGCGGAGCGGCACTGACGGAGCTTGAGCGGTATGAAGAGGCGATCCCGATCTTAGCCAAATCCATTGAAGAGGGATCCCGGAGCGGGTATGCCTGGCACTACCAGGGGAGGGCCCTGATGGGCGCCGGAAGGCATGAGGAGGCGCTTGGATCCTTTGATACCGCCCTCACCCTGACTCCGGAGAATTCAAACACCTGGTTCTACCGGAGTTTCGTCCTCCGTACCCTCGGCCGGAGAGACGAGGCGACAGCATCACTCAGGGAGGCGGAGAGGCTTGACCCCGAAAACATCAGGCTGACCCTATCCCGGTATATGCAAATGATAGCAGAGAAGGGGAAGCTGGTATAA